The Solanum lycopersicum chromosome 6, SLM_r2.1 genome has a window encoding:
- the LOC138349200 gene encoding uncharacterized protein: MGTTEIEKGELASYQLKDVAQAWCKIWHDNRALGGGPITWELLKTTFLESFFPREMREVIEEEFINLKQGLMTVREYSLKFVKLSRGGGRSTFGVRDQPRFKKGHQSAGNSNSQRNATPKEGRPEPKKGNGGDMKRPRKKCGKCGCFHSGERRVGTNACFDCRKSGHMVRDFPQNKGQAGAEPPNRNRYYTLKGREEQEKSADVVTCMLEVFSTSVYDLIDPGIIDDMFIYSKTKEDHEQHLRLTFKGVEVDPRNTEVVENWPRPLTPTDIHSFLGLASYYHSFVDGFSSIASLQTTLTKKKSKFEWEETCEKSFQELKDRLTSVPVLTLPKCGENYTVYCDTSRVGFACILMQGVVEALLVRSARGCVQRPKESPVHVRTEGVESMSAEMVGAIKGL; the protein is encoded by the exons ATGGGTACCACAGAGATTGAGAAAGGTGAGCTAGCCTCGTATCAGCTGAAGGATGTTGCACAGGCTTGGTGCAAGATATGGCATGATAACAGGGCGTTGGGCGGAGGTCCGATCACATGGGAGCTGCTTAAGACAACCTTTTTGGAGAGtttcttccctagagagatgagaGAGGTTATAGaggaggagttcatcaaccttaagcaggGCTTGATGACTGTCAGGGAATATTCCCTGAAATTCGTTAAATTGTCAAG AGGTGGTGGTAGGAGCACTTTTGGAGTTCGTGATCAGCCAAGATTTAAGAAGGGGCATCAAAGTGCAGGGAACTCTAACTCTCAAAGGAATGCAACACCTAAAGAAGGCAGACCCGAGCCAAAGAAGGGAAATGGAGGTGATATGAAGCGTCCCAGAAAGAAATGTGGCAAGTGTGGTTGTTTTCACAGTGGAGAGCGTAGAGTAGGCACAAATGCCTGCTTTGATTGCCGAAAGAGCGGACACATGGTCAGGGACTTCCCACAAAATAAGGGTCAGGCTGGAG CCGAGCCTCCTAATAGGAACAGATATTACACCTTGAAGGgcagggaggagcaggagaagtctgCTGATGTGGTCACATGTATGCTTGAAGTTTTCTCAACCTCTgtttatgatttaattgatcCAGG TATCATTGATGACATgttcatctactctaagaccaaggaagatcatgaacaacatttgagactaacatttaag GGTGTGGAGGTGGACCCAAGAAATACTGAGGTTGTTGAGAACTGGCCAAGACCTCTTACTCCCACCGATATCCATAGCTTTCTGGGATTGGCTAGTTACTACCACAGTTTCGTGGatggtttttcttccattgcttccctaCAAACAACTTTAACTaagaagaaatccaagttcgAATGGGaggagacttgtgagaagagtttccaggagctcaaggacaggCTGACTTCAGTCCCAGTGCTTACGTTACCTAAATGTGGTGAAAATTACACTGTGTATTGTGAcacatctagggttggttttgCTTGTATTCTTATGCAGGGTg ttgtggaggcattacttgtacgGAGTGCACGTGGATGTGTTCAAAGACCAAAAGAGTCTCCAGTACATGTTCGTacagagggagttgaatctatgtcagcggagatggttggagctattaaaggactatga
- the LOC101248978 gene encoding putative clathrin assembly protein At2g25430 — translation MAPTTIRKAIGAVKDQTSIGIAKVASNMAPELEVAIVKATSHDDEPAGEKYIREILQLTSSSRGYVTACMSAISKRLGKTRDWIVALKCLMLIHRLLNDGDAVFQQEIMYATRRGTRLLNLSDFRDEAHASSWDHSAFVRTYALYLDQRLELMVFERKQNGGQVERYGSKDEQWRLPQSSNRGYGYDHGDFRDEPGYGMRRSRSSGDVRESIQEKKDVTPMREMKPERIFGKMTHLQRLLDRFLSCRPTGLAKNERMVLVALYPVVKESYKIYTDICDVLAVLLDKFFDMEYEDCVKAFDAYASAAKQIDELVGFYNWCKDIGVSRSSEYPEVSRITSKLLDTLEEFVRDRAKAMKSPERKVDSQPAPQGEEPTLDMNVIKALPPPEDYTAPPPPELEPPKPKPVIQETRDLVDLREEGVTADAQGNKFALALFAGPGTSNANGSWEAFPSNGEPEITSAWQNPAAESGKADWELALVETASNLSKQKAALGGGLDPLLLNGMYDQGVVRQHVATAQSSGGSASSVALPGVGKSATPVLALPAPDGTVQTVGQDPFAASLSVPPPSYVQIADLQKKEQLLVQEQMVWQQYGRDGMQGQTSLAKITTGGYYGPGQPPVMPYGMPPVNGVGMPPAAGYYYNPY, via the coding sequence ATGGCGCCCACCACCATCCGAAAAGCCATTGGGGCTGTGAAGGACCAGACCAGCATAGGGATTGCCAAAGTGGCAAGCAACATGGCACCAGAGCTGGAAGTTGCTATTGTTAAGGCTACTAGCCACGATGATGAACCAGCTGGAGAGAAGTACATAAGGGAGATTCTCCAATTGACTTCATCTTCACGGGGTTATGTCACTGCCTGCATGTCTGCAATTTCCAAAAGGTTGGGCAAAACCCGAGATTGGATTGTTGCCCTCAAGTGTTTGATGCTAATTCACCGACTTCTCAATGATGGAGATGCTGTATTTCAGCAAGAAATTATGTATGCTACCAGGAGGGGAACAAGGCTGCTAAATTTATCAGATTTCAGAGATGAAGCTCACGCCAGTTCATGGGATCATTCTGCTTTTGTAAGGACTTATGCTTTGTATTTGGATCAGAGGTTAGAATTGATGGTTTTTGAGAGGAAGCAAAATGGTGGACAGGTGGAAAGGTATGGATCCAAGGATGAACAATGGAGATTGCCCCAGAGTTCTAACCGTGGATATGGTTATGATCATGGCGACTTTAGAGATGAGCCTGGTTATGGAATGAGGAGGTCCAGATCTTCAGGTGATGTGAGAGAGTCAATACAGGAGAAGAAAGATGTGACTCCAATGAGAGAGATGAAACCTGAAAGGATTTTTGGGAAAATGACTCATTTGCAAAGACTTCTAGATCGATTTTTATCTTGTCGACCAACTGGTTTGGCGAAGAATGAAAGGATGGTCTTGGTTGCTTTGTACCCTGTGGTTAAAGAAAGTTACAAAATTTACACAGATATATGTGATGTTTTGGCTGTTCTGTTggataaattttttgatatggAGTATGAGGATTGTGTCAAGGCCTTTGATGCCTATGCTAGTGCAGCAAAGCAGATAGATGAATTGGTGGGATTCTATAACTGGTGCAAGGATATAGGTGTGTCAAGGTCGTCAGAATACCCAGAAGTGTCGAGGATTACAAGCAAGCTATTAGATACATTGGAGGAGTTTGTGAGAGATAGAGCTAAGGCGATGAAGAGTCCTGAAAGGAAAGTAGATAGCCAGCCAGCTCCACAGGGAGAGGAGCCAACACTGGATATGAATGTAATTAAAGCATTGCCACCACCAGAGGATTATACTGCTCCACCGCCTCCTGAACTAGAGCCTCCTAAGCCTAAGCCTGTTATTCAGGAGACCAGAGATCTGGTGGATTTGAGGGAGGAGGGTGTTACTGCCGATGCTCAGGGGAATAAATTTGCCTTGGCATTATTTGCAGGACCAGGAACAAGTAATGCTAATGGGTCGTGGGAAGCATTCCCATCCAATGGGGAACCTGAGATTACGTCTGCTTGGCAGAATCCAGCAGCTGAGAGTGGCAAGGCTGATTGGGAACTGGCTTTGGTGGAGACAGCAAGTAATTTGTCTAAGCAGAAGGCGGCATTGGGTGGCGGTCTTGATCCACTATTGTTGAATGGCATGTATGATCAGGGTGTTGTTAGGCAACATGTAGCCACTGCACAATCAAGTGGTGGCAGTGCCAGCAGTGTGGCATTGCCAGGAGTAGGGAAAAGTGCTACACCAGTTTTGGCACTTCCTGCACCTGATGGAACAGTCCAGACAGTTGGACAAGACCCCTTTGCCGCATCTTTGAGTGTTCCACCTCCCTCTTATGTGCAAATAGCAGATTTGCAGAAGAAAGAGCAATTGCTAGTGCAGGAACAGATGGTATGGCAGCAGTATGGCAGAGATGGCAtgcaaggtcaaacgagttTGGCCAAGATCACTACTGGAGGATACTATGGTCCAGGGCAACCCCCTGTGATGCCTTATGGAATGCCACCAGTAAACGGTGTTGGAATGCCACCTGCGGCAGGGTACTACTACAATCCTTATTGA